A single region of the Zootoca vivipara chromosome 2, rZooViv1.1, whole genome shotgun sequence genome encodes:
- the CCNJL gene encoding cyclin-J-like protein: MGSLKMEEPWWKGDLAAEIHRTLRLKELKLPVYKAHSPQIGMRRYFADLLAILSNRCQLCPTARHLAVYLLDLFMDRYDVAVKQLYVISIACLLLASKFEEKEDKVPKLDQLNSFAYMCSLNLALTKKDLLKMELLLLENFNWNLCLPTPAHYIDYYLFASVSESDLHNGWPITSVTKVRAFMEKYSHYFLEVSLQDHVFLSFRPSLVAAACVGASRICLEVSPSWTAQLQLLTCYSWEHLAPCIELMLIAHDKDIKEANKEKDRVKLLQQQQQVVESLTLQTPTQVLFQQSRYHPLAQHSAVVSQFHSPIQDLCSAYRDSLQAPRLSGLASGHHHSDSLHSYSALQASFQPVLQTVSIQGPITMQVAISTEPRHCLALTYGSSYFSGHHSYTTGCFDG, from the exons GAGCTGAAACTGCCCGTGTACAAGGCCCATTCTCCGCAAATCGGGATGCGGCGCTATTTTGCCGACCTCTTGGCCATCCTCAGCAACCGCTGCCAGCTCTGCCCCACAGCCCGACACCTTGCTGTGTACTTGCTCGATCTCTTTATGGACCGCTATGATGTTGCTGTCAAACAGCTATATGTCATCTCCAttgcctgcctcctccttgcAA GCAAGTTTGAAGAGAAGGAAGACAAGGTGCCCAAACTGGACCAGCTGAACAGCTTTGCTTACATGTGTAGCCTTAACCTGGCGCTAACGAAGAAAGACCTGCTGAAGATGGAACTTCTGCTCCTGGAAAATTTTAACTGGAATCTCTGTCTGCCAACCCCAGCACATTACATTGATTACTACCTCTTTGCCTCTGTTAGCGAGAGCGATCTGCACAATGGCTGGCCTATCACGTCCGTGACCAAAGTCAGAGCTTTCATGGAGAAATATTCTCACTATTTCCTGGAAGTCTCGCTGCAAG ATCATGTTTTTCTCTCGTTTCGGCCTTCTCTGGTTGCTGCTGCTTGTGTGGGAGCTTCACGCATCTGTCTTGAAGTTTCTCCTTCTTGGACTGCACAGCTCCAGCTGTTAACTTGTTATTCCTGGGAGCACCTTGCTCCGTGTATCGAACTCATGCTTAT AGCTCATGATAAGGACATCAAAGAAGCCAACAAGGAAAAGGACCGTGTGAagctgttgcagcagcagcagcaagttgtGGAAAGCCTTACCCTTCAAACCCCGACTCAAGTTCTCTTCCAGCAATCGCGTTATCATCCCTTGGCTCAGCATTCAGCTGTCGTTTCACAGTTCCACTCCCCAATACAGGATCTGTGCTCAGCTTACCGGGACTCTTTACAAGCTCCTCGACTGAGTGGCCTTGCCTCGGGCCACCACCATAGCGATTCCCTGCATTCCTACTCCGCCCTGCAGGCCAGCTTTCAGCCTGTTTTGCAAACGGTGTCCATTCAAGGGCCTATCACCATGCAGGTAGCCATTTCAACGGAGCCTAGGCACTGCCTCGCTCTGACCTATGGCAGTAGCTATTTTAGTGGGCATCACTCTTACACAACAGGTTGTTTTGATGGATGA
- the FABP6 gene encoding gastrotropin has product MAFSGRYEVESEENYESFMQRMALPADVIEKGKNFKIVTEVIQNGDEFTWSQIYPSGHSMINKFVIGKESEMETMGGKKFKATVKMEGGKVVADFPNYHHTAEIAGGKLVEISTVGDVTFKRISKRLA; this is encoded by the exons ATGGCTTTCTCCGGCAGATACGAAGTGGAAAGTGAGGAAAACTATGAGAGTTTTATGCAGCGCATGG CTCTTCCTGCCGACGTaattgaaaaaggaaaaaattTCAAGATTGTTACGGAAGTGATACAGAATGGAGATGAATTCACCTGGTCCCAGATCTACCCAAGCGGGCATTCCATGATTAATAAGTTTGTTATTGGCAAGGAATCCGAAATGGAGACCATGGGTGGTAAAAAATTCAAG GCAACCGTTAAAATGGAAGGTGGGAAAGTGGTTGCTGACTTTCCTAATTATCACCATACTGCAGAGATTGCTGGGGGCAAACTAGTTGAG ATTTCTACAGTTGGCGATGTAACTTTCAAAAGAATCAGCAAGAGACTGGCCTAA